A genomic region of Mycobacterium sp. Aquia_213 contains the following coding sequences:
- a CDS encoding cupin domain-containing protein — MARKISLGALTLAMTLAPTAHAEPTPQNARQNPVVRTVFNQPTDVPGKSLEAVTVSYPAGAKSEAHHHAKSAFIMAYVISGAIRSQIEGQPARVYHAGETWTEDPGAHHTISENASATEPAELLAVFLVDTGDGPLTTDDTEPPR; from the coding sequence ATGGCCCGAAAGATATCGCTCGGCGCACTGACACTTGCGATGACGCTTGCGCCTACGGCCCATGCCGAGCCGACGCCACAGAATGCGCGTCAAAATCCGGTTGTCCGAACAGTTTTCAATCAACCTACCGATGTTCCGGGCAAATCACTTGAAGCAGTGACCGTCAGCTATCCGGCGGGTGCCAAAAGCGAGGCTCATCACCACGCGAAATCGGCGTTCATCATGGCGTACGTGATCTCGGGAGCGATCCGCAGCCAAATCGAAGGTCAGCCTGCGCGCGTCTATCACGCGGGTGAGACGTGGACTGAAGATCCCGGCGCCCACCACACGATCAGTGAAAACGCCAGTGCCACTGAACCCGCTGAACTACTCGCGGTCTTCCTGGTCGATACCGGAGACGGCCCGCTCACCACCGACGACACCGAGCCGCCTCGCTAG
- a CDS encoding MFS transporter — protein MTLRDAAPTSRAMVVAVMVSMVAFLDSTVINLALPAIEHDLGGGLAFQQWIVDGYLLAMAAAILPGGSISDLFGRVPVMRFGLLAFGAGSVLAAVATSPAMLITARVIQGLGAAFLVPSSLALINTVFDKTHQSAAIGVWTGWTATAFALGPLLGGLCVDFLGWRWIFVLSAIPMAVGYALTFWLCPMSGRVEGARVDTAGVGLSAVGLAATVYALIESQRDGWTDPMVITPLVIGIAALAGFVGWQRRSSLPMLPLPLFTFRNFAAANLVTAFVYGGLTLGSLAIALYTQEIGGYSATATGLATLPIPALSFVFARHVGRIAARVGPRVFLIVGPAVAGTGLLLIRPKPHGFHAITDLVPGMTVLAIGLVATITPLMSVTLASVPTEYSGLASAINNAVSRLATLVSIGSIGLISVGSASASGFAHVLEVSAALFAVGALCAALLIANPPAGYQPVPCDIAALCRDRPGAQPALASSPSAAAEPSPPP, from the coding sequence ATGACGTTGCGCGACGCGGCACCCACCAGCCGGGCAATGGTCGTCGCGGTGATGGTGTCGATGGTCGCGTTCCTCGACTCCACCGTGATCAACCTGGCTTTGCCGGCCATCGAGCACGACCTCGGCGGGGGCCTGGCGTTCCAGCAATGGATCGTCGACGGCTACCTGTTGGCGATGGCGGCCGCGATTCTGCCCGGCGGCTCCATCTCGGATCTGTTCGGACGCGTTCCGGTGATGCGGTTCGGGCTGCTGGCGTTCGGGGCGGGCTCGGTTCTGGCGGCGGTTGCCACCTCACCGGCGATGCTGATCACCGCGCGCGTCATCCAGGGCCTGGGTGCGGCGTTTCTCGTGCCGAGCTCGCTGGCGCTGATCAACACGGTGTTCGACAAAACACACCAGTCCGCGGCGATCGGCGTCTGGACCGGGTGGACCGCAACCGCCTTCGCGTTGGGTCCCCTGCTGGGCGGACTGTGCGTCGATTTCCTTGGTTGGCGTTGGATTTTCGTGTTGTCCGCGATCCCCATGGCGGTCGGGTATGCGCTGACGTTCTGGCTGTGCCCGATGTCGGGGCGAGTCGAAGGAGCCCGAGTCGATACCGCCGGGGTGGGCCTATCGGCGGTAGGGCTGGCCGCGACCGTGTATGCGTTGATCGAATCGCAACGCGATGGCTGGACCGACCCGATGGTCATCACACCATTGGTGATCGGGATTGCCGCACTGGCCGGCTTCGTGGGCTGGCAGCGCCGCAGCAGCCTCCCGATGCTTCCGTTGCCGCTGTTCACCTTTCGCAACTTCGCTGCCGCCAACCTAGTCACCGCGTTCGTCTACGGCGGACTGACGCTGGGCTCGCTGGCGATTGCTTTGTACACCCAAGAAATCGGCGGCTACTCAGCCACCGCGACGGGGCTGGCCACCCTGCCGATCCCGGCGCTGTCGTTCGTGTTCGCCCGTCATGTCGGCCGCATCGCCGCGCGGGTGGGACCGCGCGTCTTCCTGATCGTCGGTCCCGCCGTAGCGGGAACCGGGCTCCTGCTGATCCGCCCGAAACCTCATGGATTCCACGCGATTACCGACCTGGTCCCCGGGATGACCGTGCTGGCCATCGGGCTGGTCGCGACCATCACACCGCTGATGTCGGTGACGCTGGCCTCGGTTCCGACCGAATACAGTGGCCTGGCGTCGGCGATCAACAACGCCGTCTCGCGGCTGGCCACGCTGGTGTCGATCGGGTCCATCGGCTTGATCAGTGTTGGCTCGGCGAGCGCCAGCGGATTCGCCCACGTGTTGGAGGTGAGCGCCGCACTATTCGCCGTGGGCGCGTTGTGCGCGGCGCTGTTGATAGCCAATCCCCCAGCCGGGTACCAGCCTGTGCCCTGCGATATCGCGGCGTTGTGCCGCGACCGTCCCGGTGCGCAACCCGCGCTGGCCAGCAGCCCCTCGGCCGCGGCCGAACCATCCCCTCCGCCCTGA